From Hylaeus volcanicus isolate JK05 chromosome 2, UHH_iyHylVolc1.0_haploid, whole genome shotgun sequence, the proteins below share one genomic window:
- the LOC128872779 gene encoding WD repeat-containing protein 48 — MAAHKTGGQSARKKVQVSMVIRDEVEKRHRAGVNSLQYDPALHRLYSAGRDSIIRIWNCKNMKDPYIQSMEHHTDWVNDIVLCCGGKNLISASSDTTLKVWNAHKGFCMSTLRTHKDYVKALAYAKDREQVASAGLDKYIFLWDVNTLTALTASNNTVTTSSLTGNKDSIYSLVMNQTGTIVVSGSTEKVLRVWDPRYCTKLMKLKGHMDNIKALVLNRDGSQCLSASSDGTIKLWSLGQQRCVQTFRVHKEGVWALLATDTFSHVISGGRDKRVVMTELSYPERYTVICEEKAPILKMAMTPDQSSIWVATSESTINNWSISQKDWQDFGIGDYCDSASGVTSNVLRNTEPAQKILGGPAIRHYRVLNDRRHVLTKDTEENVALYDVLKACKVEDLGRVDFEQEIKKRNKMVYVPNWFNVDLKTGMLTIHLGQDESDCFSAWVSAKETGLAENDAVDQKVNYGNLLLQALLEHWWRPLHADDENEGNSNEGNGPIHTRGGNPYFSVPSHTPVIFSEVGGRTLYRLLVRDAAGETEGVLLNDTVPAWVVNIVVDKNLPQFTKTPFYLLPHATSGVKSLKKDRLIANDFIQIRKVAEHVCDKVLGAGSDSGSVAGTGNTVSGGSPAGDRTNTDSNADNSSLAEEKVELLCNDQVLDPSMDLRTVKHFIWKNAADLTLHYRPVK; from the exons ATGGCAGCTCATAAGACAGGCGGGCAGAGCGCCCGAAAGAAAGTCCAG GTATCCATGGTTATAAGAGATGAAGTGGAGAAGAGACACAGAGCTGGAGTGAATTCCTTGCAGTATGATCCAGCTTTGCACAGGCTTTACTCTGCGGGTAGAGATAGCATAATAAGGATATGGAATTGCAAGAATATGAAGGATCCATATATTCAATCCATGGAGCATCATACGGATTGGGTCAATGATATAGTATTATGTTGCGGtggtaaaaatt TGATATCAGCCAGTTCTGACACAACATTAAAAGTATGGAATGCCCATAAAGGTTTCTGCATGTCTACATTAAGAACACACAAAGATTATGTTAAAGCTCTAGCATATGCTAAAGACAGGGAGCAGGTTGCCAGTGCAGGTCTAGATAAATATATCTTCCTGTGGGATGTTAACACGTTAACAGCTCTTACAGCAAGCAACAACACTGTAACAA CATCATCTCTTACTGGAAATAAAGATTCAATATATAGCCTTGTCATGAATCAAACTGGGACAATTGTAGTCAGTGGTAGCACAGAAAAAGTTTTGAGAGTATGGGATCCAAGATACTGTACCAAATTGATGAAACTTAAAGGTCATATGGATAATATTAAAGCTTTAGTATTAAACAGAGATGGTAGTCAGTGTTTGTCTGCTAGCTCAGATGGAACAATTAAGCTTTGGTCATTGGGACAGCAAAGATGTGTTCAAACTTTTAGAGTACACAAGGAAGGTGTTTGGGCATTATTG gcAACAGACACTTTCAGCCATGTGATATCAGGTGGTAGAGATAAGAGAGTTGTAATGACTGAATTAAGTTATCCTGAAAGATACACTGTTATATGCGAAGAAAAAGCACctatattaaaaatggctATGACACCTGATCAGTCTAGTATTTGGGTGGCAACTAGCGAATCAACTATAAATAATTGG TCGATTAGTCAAAAAGATTGGCAAGACTTTGGAATCGGAGACTATTGTGACTCCGCTAGTGGGGTAACTTCGAATGTTTTACGCAATACAGAACCTGCACAAAAAATATTAGGCGGTCCCGCGATACGGCATTACCGTGTTTTAAACGATCGAAGACACGTTTTAACGAAAGATACGGAAGAGAACGTAGCGTTATACGATGTATTGAAAGCATGTAAAGTAGAAGATCTAGGAAGGGTAGACTTTGAACAGGAAatcaagaaaagaaataaaatggtgTATGTTCCAAATTGGTTCAACGTAGACCTTAAAACAGGG atGTTGACCATTCATTTAGGCCAAGATGAGAGCGACTGTTTTTCCGCGTGGGTCTCTGCAAAAGAAACTGGTCTCGCAGAGAACGATGCAGTCGATCAAAAAg TGAATTATGGAAATCTTTTACTACAAGCTTTGCTCGAACATTGGTGGAGACCGTTGCACGCCGACGATGAAAACGAAGGTAATAGTAACGAGGGTAATGGCCCTATACATACAAGAGGAGGAAATCCATACTTTTCAGTACCTAGTCATACACCTGTTATATTTAG cgAAGTGGGAGGAAGAACTTTGTATAGATTATTAGTCAGAGATGCTGCAGGAGAAACAGAAggagttttattaaatgacACTGTACCAGCATGGGTGGTTAATATTGTCGTGGACAAGAATCTTCCACAATTCACTAAAACACCTTTTTATCTTCTTCCACATGCCACGTCTGGTGTAAAAAGTCTAAAGAA ggatcgtttaattgcaaatgattttatacaaattcgtAAAGTAGCGGAACATGTTTGTGATAAAGTGCTCGGCGCAGGAAGCGATTCAGGATCGGTGGCAGGTACTGGGAACACAGTTTCCGGTGGTTCTCCAGCAGGAGACAGAACAAACACAGATTCGAATGCTGATAATTCTTCGCTGGCCGAAGAAAAAGTGGAACTTTTATGTAACGATCAAGTTCTAGATCCTTCTATGGATTTGAGGACG GTCAAACATTTCATCTGGAAAAATGCAGCAGACTTAACGCTGCATTATCGGCCTGTAAAATAG